Within bacterium, the genomic segment GTTCCGGATCTACGCGGGGAACTTCCCCGACCGCGCCGCGGCCCGTGCGGCGCAGGACGAACTCTTCGCGCGCCTGCGGACGGACTGGGCCCAGCCCGTCGCCGCGGAACGCCTGCGCTGACGCGGCCCGGCCGCGGCGAACCCAGAAGGACACGCACGTGAAACTGAAGCGGGTGGAACTGCAGGGATTCAAGTCGTTCGTCGACCGCACGGTGCTGGAATTCGACCAGGGCATCACCGCCATCCTGGGGCCCAACGGCTGCGGCAAGAGCAACATCGTCGACGCGATCCGCTGGGTGCTCGGCGAGCAGTCGGCGAAGCAGCTGCGCGGCACGGTGATGGAGGACATCATCTTCAAGGGCACGGCCCGGCGCAAGCCGGTCGGCCTG encodes:
- a CDS encoding SPOR domain-containing protein, which encodes WCLHVYSFDDSLLALEEVAVMAGRGVVGLIHAEDSGRRHLFRIYAGNFPDRAAARAAQDELFARLRTDWAQPVAAERLR